One genomic segment of Mytilus galloprovincialis chromosome 5, xbMytGall1.hap1.1, whole genome shotgun sequence includes these proteins:
- the LOC143076407 gene encoding elongin-B-like isoform X3 has protein sequence MDVFLMLRRKKATIFTDAKESTTVHEVKRIVEGILKVRPEDQRLYKDDQPLDDNKTLGDYGFTFATARAQAPATIGLAFRQDDGEFEALEVTPLSNPPELPDVMKPQDTATHAQEQTAS, from the exons ATG GATGTATTTTTAATGTTACGAAGGAAGAAGGCAACTATCTTCACTGATGCCAAGGAGTCTACCACCGTGCATGAAGTAAAGAGAATAGTGGAAGGTATTCTCAAGGTCAGACCTGAAGATCAGAGGCTGTATAAAGATGACCAG CCATTGGACGACAATAAGACGTTAGGAGACTATGGTTTTACGTTTGCCACAGCTAGAGCCCAAGCACCAGCTACTATTGGATTAGCTTTTAGACAAGATG atggAGAATTTGAGGCATTAGAAGTAACGCCTTTGTCTAATCCTCCAGAGTTACCAGATGTCATGAAGCCACAGGATACAGCCACACATGCACAGGAACAAACAGCATCATAG
- the LOC143076407 gene encoding elongin-B-like isoform X1, which produces MLKLSVHQKGGFPLSQDVFLMLRRKKATIFTDAKESTTVHEVKRIVEGILKVRPEDQRLYKDDQPLDDNKTLGDYGFTFATARAQAPATIGLAFRQDDGEFEALEVTPLSNPPELPDVMKPQDTATHAQEQTAS; this is translated from the exons ATGCTAAAATTATCAGTACATCAAAAGGGTGGTTTTCCCCTCTCACAG GATGTATTTTTAATGTTACGAAGGAAGAAGGCAACTATCTTCACTGATGCCAAGGAGTCTACCACCGTGCATGAAGTAAAGAGAATAGTGGAAGGTATTCTCAAGGTCAGACCTGAAGATCAGAGGCTGTATAAAGATGACCAG CCATTGGACGACAATAAGACGTTAGGAGACTATGGTTTTACGTTTGCCACAGCTAGAGCCCAAGCACCAGCTACTATTGGATTAGCTTTTAGACAAGATG atggAGAATTTGAGGCATTAGAAGTAACGCCTTTGTCTAATCCTCCAGAGTTACCAGATGTCATGAAGCCACAGGATACAGCCACACATGCACAGGAACAAACAGCATCATAG